One genomic window of Quercus lobata isolate SW786 chromosome 9, ValleyOak3.0 Primary Assembly, whole genome shotgun sequence includes the following:
- the LOC115959254 gene encoding LOW QUALITY PROTEIN: pentatricopeptide repeat-containing protein At5g48910-like (The sequence of the model RefSeq protein was modified relative to this genomic sequence to represent the inferred CDS: deleted 2 bases in 1 codon): protein MNSTIYTTPPSHPSSLFPNITLCKTIKHLKQVHAHMIKTAQIHDPLAAAEVLRFCALSNNRDIHYARKVFDQMHQPNCFSWNTIIRALAESNDDGKPLAALLLFFQMVCDASVDPNQFTFPSVLKACAQTSRLKEGMQVHGLVVKYGLDSDEFVVSNLVRMYVMCGVMKDAHLLFIRNLIEFEEGDEVVRNNKKKEEGNVVLWNVMVDGYVMLGSLVLGEFGAARELFDSMPQRSVVSWNVMISGYAQNGLFKEAIEMFREMQMGDVCPNYVTLISVLPAISRFGALELGKWVHLYAEKNGIEIDDVLGSALVDMYSKCGSIEKALQVFERLPRKNAITWSTIIGGLAMHGRANDALDYFSRMERSGVTPSDVTYIGVLSACSHAGLVDEGRSFFSHMVKAVGFEPRIEHYGCMVDLLGRAGHLEEAEELILNMPIKPDDVIWKALLGACKIHGNIEMGRRVAKVLMDMVPHDSGSYVALSNMYASSGNWEAVADVRLMMKEMDIRKDPGCSWIELDGEIHEFLVDDDSHSRAKEIHSMLDEIANQLRLIGYRPDTSQVLLNLDEEEKESALQYHSEKIAVAFGLICTSPHTPLLIVKNLRICEDCHSSMKLISKIYKRKIVIRDRKRFHHFEHGSCSCKDYW from the exons ATGAATTCCACAATATACACCACACCACCATCTCACCCATCTTCACTCTTCCCAAACATCACACTCTGCAAAACCATCAAACACTTGAAGCAAGTCCATGCCCATATGATCAAAACCGCTCAAATCCACGACCCTCTGGCTGCTGCCGAGGTTCTCAGATTCTGTGCTCTTTCGAATAACCGTGATATCCATTACGCACGCAAGGTATTCGACCAAATGCACCAACCAAATTGCTTCTCTTGGAACACTATAATCAGAGCTCTTGCTGAGAGCAATGACGATGGTAAACCACTGGCTGCCTTGTTGTTGTTCTTTCAAATGGTTTGTGATGCTTCTGTGGATCCCAATCAGTTTACATTTCCTTCTGTGTTGAAAGCCTGTGCCCAAACGTCGAGGCTTAAAGAAGGGATGCAAGTTCATGGGTTGGTTGTGAAGTATGGACTGGATAGTGATGAGTTTGTAGTTAGCAATCTTGTTAGGATGTATGTGATGTGTGGGGTTATGAAGGATGCCCATTTGTTGTTTATAAGgaatttgattgaatttgaaGAAGGGGATGAAGTTGTGAGgaataataagaaaaaggaagaggGTAATGTAGTTTTATGGAATGTAATGGTTGATGGGTATGTGATG TTGGGGAGTTTGGTGCTTGGGGAGTTTGGTGCTGCTAGAGAATTGTTTGATAGCATGCCTCAAAGAAGTGTAGTGTCATGGAATGTGATGATATCTGGGTATGCTCAAAATGGTTTATTTAAGGAGGCAATAGAGATGTTTCGTGAGATGCAGATGGGAGATGTGTGCCCAAATTATGTGACTTTGATTAGTGTTCTGCCAGCGATTTCACGTTTCGGGGCGCTTGAGTTGGGGAAATGGGTACATTTGTATGCGGAGAAGAATGGGATTGAAATTGATGATGTTCTTGGTTCTGCTTTGGTTGATATGTATTCTAAGTGCGGGAGCATTGAGAAGGCACTTCAAGTTTTTGAGAGATTGCCAAGAAAGAATGCAATCACTTGGAGCACAATAATTGGTGGACTTGCAATGCATGGTCGAGCAAATGATGCACTTGATTATTTTTCAAGGATGGAAAGATCTGGAGTGACACCTAGTGATGTTACTTATATTGGTGTGTTGAGTGCATGTAGCCATGCTGGTTTGGTGGATGAGGGGCGATCCTTTTTCAGCCACATGGTTAAGGCAGTTGGCTTTGAACCCAGAATTGAGCATTATGGGTGTATGGTTGATCTATTAGGTCGTGCCGGACATTTAGAAGAAGCTGAAGAGCTTATCTTAAACATGCCAATCAAGCCAGATGATGTGATCTGGAAAGCCTTACTTGGTGCTTGTAAGATTCATGGTAACATAGAAATGGGCAGACGAGTTGCCAAGGTTTTGATGGATATGGTTCCTCATGATAGCGGGTCTTATGTGGCTCTCTCAAATATGTATGCGTCTTCAGGAAATTGGGAGGCAGTTGCAGATGTGAGGTTGATGATGAAGGAGATGGACATAAGGAAAGACCCTGGATGCAGTTGGATAGAGCTTGACGGAGAAATTCATGAGTTTCTAGTAGATGATGACTCCCATTCTAGAGCCAAAGAAATCCATTCAATGTTGGATGAAATTGCCAACCAATTAAGGTTGATAGGCTATAGGCCAGACACCTCACAAGTCTTGCTCAACttggatgaagaagaaaaagaaagtgccTTGCAATATCATAGTGAGAAGATTGCAGTTGCCTTTGGCTTAATCTGTACAAGTCCTCATACACCACTTTTGATTGTGAAGAACCTACGTATATGTGAAGATTGTCACTCCTCAATGAAACTAATCTCAAAAATTTACAAACGTAAGATAGTCATACGTGACCGGAAGCGCTTTCACCATTTTGAGCATGGGTCTTGTTCATGTAAGGATTACTGGTAA